In one window of Helianthus annuus cultivar XRQ/B chromosome 17, HanXRQr2.0-SUNRISE, whole genome shotgun sequence DNA:
- the LOC110923051 gene encoding frataxin, mitochondrial has product MAFSPKFLQRVSRSLNSINNCRLLSSSIDSRVLFQHSEAASRPCSSFVHNNNHCHVFSRDFCSRTSSFDQINSQGPAAIDYSALLQEDEFHKLADATIQDLLEKIEEYGDSVDIDGFDIDYGNQVLTVKFGSLGTYVLNKQTPNRQIWMSSPVSGPSRFDWDRTAEAWIYRRTKAKLLETLENEIEQLCGEPIKLS; this is encoded by the exons ATGGCTTTTTCTCCCAAGTTTCTTCAAAGAGTATCAAGATCACTCAATTCCATAAACAACTGCCGATTATTATCATCTTCTATAGATTCTAGGGTTCTTTTTCAACATTCAGAGGCTGCTAGTCGCCCTTGTTCTTCCTTTGTTCATAACAATAACCACTGTCATGTTTTCAGTAGAGATTTCTGTTCCCGGACCTCTAGTTTTGACCAGATTAATTCTCAAGGACCTGCTGCCATTGATTACAG TGCTTTGCTACAGGAGGATGAATTTCATAAACTAGCCGATGCAACAATTCAAGATTTGTTGGAGAAGATAGAG GAATATGGTGATTCTGTGGACATAGACGGTTTCGATATAGATTATGGG AACCAAGTTTTAACCGTAAAGTTCGGTAGCTTGGGAACCTATGTGTTGAACAAACAGACACCAAACCGACAGATTTGGATGTCGTCTCCTGTGAG TGGTCCTTCAAGGTTTGACTGGGATCGGACCGCTGAAGCTTGGATATACAGGCGGACAAAGGCGAAACTTCTAGAAACATTGGAAAATGAGATTGAACAACTGTGTGGTGAGCCCATAAAACTTTCTTAA